The Streptomyces sp. NBC_01276 genome contains the following window.
GAGGCCCGGAAGTCAGCCGCGGACGTGCGTGCGGACCGCGCGCAGGGCGTGGCGTTGGACCAGTTTGATGACCGGGCTGCTGACCCAGAGCAACGGGGCGACCAGGGGGGTCGGCTGGATCGCCATCGTCCAGGTGAGGCGTGAGCCGGAGGGCGTGGGCTCGACGGTCCAGTCCTCCGCCGCGTGGCGCAAGCCGGGACGAGACGCCTCGTAGACGCTGAAGGTGTACCGGCGCCCTTCGTCCCAGCGGAAGAAGCGTTCTCTTGCGGTAAAGAACTTCAGCAAGGTGACATCGCGTACCGTGCCGACGCCGAATGGGCGAGACGAGTTCCAGTTCAGGCCGGTGAATGCCCACACCCAGTCGACCAGCTGTTCGCCGGTCAGGATTTCCCATATCCGCTCGGCCGGCGCTGTGGTCTCTACCGAGCGTTCGTAGCGGAAGGGCGCCGAGATGAGGAAACTGTCTCCGATTTCGGCGAGCGGGTACCAGTGGCGAGCCATCAGGTGCGTCCTCCCCTCGACAGTTCAGATCGAGGCAGGCGCGAATCGGGCGGCAGACATGCCGCTGTGCGAGGATGCGCCCGCATCAAGGTGTGTTCCTGGCGGCATTGGGAGGGTTCGATTATGCCGCATTATTCTTCTTCAGGTCTTCAAGGACCACCCATTCGTCGGATTTCGTGTACATGGAGCCTTGCAGGACGAATGCGCCCAGTACGGCATTGCACGGCAGGAGTCGGCCGATCGGATCCTCTTCGGACGGGTAGATTTCCATGCTGGCGGCGTCGCCGGCGTAGACGTCCGCCTGCGTGATGTGCCAGGGGGTGCCTACGAGCTGGAGCACTTCGGCTCCGGCGTGGCCGTTCGGTCCCGGCCCGACGCCCGGGAAGCGCTTCAAAGCGACTGTCGGCAGAACGTAGTCCTGAGGTTCTCCCGTCGAAGGGGGCAACGGCAGCAACAGATTGTAGGGATAGGGTAGTTCGTCTGTCCTGTCGGCCGGCAACGGTACCGAGAACAGCTTGTTGCCCTTGGTGACGCAGGAGGAGGCCAGATCATTGAAGTTGGGATCCACGGTCTTCGTCTGGATCGAGCCGCGAGACATTTGACTCAGGAAAAGATTTCCGTAGTTGCGCATCGTGATCCGGGCCATCTTCTTGGGGTAGCCGCCCAGTTCACGCCCGGCCAGCAAGGCCGCGTCGTTGTCCACGTAGATGGCGGGGACGTA
Protein-coding sequences here:
- a CDS encoding SRPBCC family protein, translating into MARHWYPLAEIGDSFLISAPFRYERSVETTAPAERIWEILTGEQLVDWVWAFTGLNWNSSRPFGVGTVRDVTLLKFFTARERFFRWDEGRRYTFSVYEASRPGLRHAAEDWTVEPTPSGSRLTWTMAIQPTPLVAPLLWVSSPVIKLVQRHALRAVRTHVRG
- a CDS encoding acetoacetate decarboxylase family protein, producing MTTPAIEPGLKGTLPPEEYTTKTMPHWGQTYDGAMAGYRAMDYVSVAFATDAEKAAALIPKELELIAFPALPGMASANLVFAKYRECDLGPYMEVIISISVLHQGRPYGYVPAIYVDNDAALLAGRELGGYPKKMARITMRNYGNLFLSQMSRGSIQTKTVDPNFNDLASSCVTKGNKLFSVPLPADRTDELPYPYNLLLPLPPSTGEPQDYVLPTVALKRFPGVGPGPNGHAGAEVLQLVGTPWHITQADVYAGDAASMEIYPSEEDPIGRLLPCNAVLGAFVLQGSMYTKSDEWVVLEDLKKNNAA